The following nucleotide sequence is from Phyllobacterium zundukense.
TTCACCCGCGCTGCCCGCTCGCAATAGAACGGTGCCGAGTTGAAGTGCCGTCGCTGGTTCCTATGGCGGACAGCCGAGTGGTGGCGTGCCACGTGCGCGCTCCGGCGGCGGGCTCCGATGAACAGTTGTCTGCAGCGGCTCACCCCTCAATCGCTGTGGAACAGCCTCTGCGCGGTTGATAATGCCAACGAGGCAATGAACAACATGGAAGAGAGAAATATAGTGGACCAATCGGCGGCAAATAGTGTCTCTCGACAAGAGGCGAGCAAATACGATTCCATTGGTTCGGTATCAACAAACGTGGCAGACGGCTTCACTTTGGTTGCTGTGGGCGACCTTATCGTCTCTCGAGCGATTACGAAAAACAACCACCCGGGGTTCGGCGAAGTGGCCGAACTTCTGCAAGGAGTTGATGTCACGTTTGGCAATCTAGAAACGAACATCTTTGACAGCCGATATTTCACCGGAAGTCCCCAAGCCGAATATGGCGGCGCGTATCACGTCAGCCTGCCAGTTGTTGGGCCCGCTTTGAAGGCAATGGGGTTCAATATCGTAAGTTACGCCAACAATCACACGTTCGATTGGGGCGTTGAAGGCATGCGGGAGACCTGCCGGGCGCTCGACCAGAACGAAATCATTCATGCAGGTGTCGGCGAAAACCTTTCGCAAGCTGGCGCCGCTCGTTTTGTCGAAAGCCCGCGTGGCCGGGTGGCGCTGGTATCGTTTGCAACGACGTTTACGCCGATGTCCCGGGCATGTGATCCCGCTGGCGAGGCGCCCGGCAGACCAGGCCTTAATGCCCTTCGATTGGCAAGGAGCGTGGTCGTGGCACCCCACATGCTCGTGAGCCTGAGGGAGATACGCGATTCTCTGCCAAACTACGTAGGCGATCATGCGGAAGACGACCTGGTCGAGCTTGCTGGTGTGACCTACAAAGCCGGTGGGCAAGCGGGCTACAGCTATGAGCCCCATTCCGGCGACGTTGCTCATATCCTGCGCAATCTGAGACGCGGTAAACAGTTCTCTGACTTCTGCATTGCGACGAACCACGGACACGAACCGGGAAATTGGAGCCAGGAACCAGCTGATTATGAGAGAGCGTTCGCGCACTCGCTGATTGATGCTGGGGCCGACGCATACATCGTACATGGCCCGCACCAACTGCGCGGAATAGAAATCTACAAGGGCCGGCCAATCTTCTATAGCCTTGGAAACTTTATGATGGATGACCTGCGGACCCCCGTGGGCGCTGACATGTTTGACGCTTACGGCAAAGACGAACGGGCTGACACGGACGCTGAGGTCACGGTCGCCGAAATGGCATCGGGATATACAACAGCTCCAGGTTTTAAGGATCCGGTTTTCTACGAAAGTATTGTGACCTCAAGCCGGTTCGAGGGAAACAGACTTGTTGAACTGCAGCTCCACCCGATCGAACTTGGTCATTCGAAAAGGTTTGCGAACCGTGGCATCCCATGTCTTGCACCTCCGGCCAAAGCGAAATCAATTCTGGAACGTCTCCAGAAGCTGTCGGCGCCCTTTGGCACTGAGATCAGCATCGAAGACGATGTCGGAATTATCAGATGCTGACGCATCCGGACCGAGCCATCAAAAGCCATGGGTCGAGGCTTTGCCCGCCTCTCAATGTCGGACTCTGCCGCGCTTGATGAGATTTCTCGCAGTCATGCAGCCTTGCGCGAAAGCGATAATGGACATTGATCTCGCGGGCGTTTCCGGCTCCCCCATACCCGCCTTAGTATGTTGATATAGGAATGATCTGATGAAACAGCCTCCAATCTTCCCTCCGCCCTTTCCAGTCGACGAATTCCGCTCGCGCCTCGCAGCGTTGCGCAAGGAGATGGCCGAGCGCGGCGTGGATCTACTCATCGTGGACCAACGTGAACACCGGGCCTATTTCAGCGGTTTCTCGTCAACAGCGGCCATGTACCAAGCCTTGCTCATCCCCCTCGACCAAGAGCCCATTGCAGTAATCCGTGGCCTCGATTCTCCCAGCTTTAGCGAGGCAAGTCGTTTCAGCGATTTTGTAGCATTTTCCGATAACGAAAACCCGATTAAGGTCGCAGCCGAGACGATCAAATCCCGCGGCTTTGGAGCCTCGTCAATAGGCGTCGAGCGCGATAGCCATATTCTCACGGTGAACCGCGCATTGGAGTTCGAAAGTCTGCTGCCAGATGCCAAGTTCGTCGATTTCTCCCGCGTCATGTGGGAAATGCGGCTCGTCAAATCCCCGCTCGAGCTTGCATGTCTAACAGTGGCCGCCGAGATCTGCGACCGTGCGGCGGCGGCAGCCTTCGAGGTAGCCCAGGTTGGCGTTAACGAGCGCGAAGTTTTTGCGGCCATGACGAGCGAAGCGTGGCGTAGTGGCGCTGATAATGCGCAGGTCGGTGTTATGTCGTCCGGCCCCCGCTCGGGAACTTTGCACTCGTCCCTCGGCGACCGCACTCTGGCTGAAGGGGATATCGTACACCTGGAGCCGGTTCCACATTTTCGTGGTTATACCTCGCGACTTATGCGCCCGAAATCAATCGGTGCTCCGACCGATGAACAAATCCGGACTGCCGAAACAATGATCCGAATTCAGGACGAGCAGTTCCGCACCATGAGGCCGGGCGTCAATGCAAAAGATGTTGACCACGTCGTACGCGAGGGGATGCTGGAGGCTGGACTGCGCGACAGCTACGCGAATATTACCGGCTATACGCTCGGCCTAAAGAGCCCCCCTCGCACCAGCGATTTCACCCGTGTTTTCCTTGCGGATAGCGATTGGAAACTCGAGCAGAATCAAGTTTTCCACATGTACACATCGGCGCGTGGCATGGCCTTCAGCGAAACCATCGTCGTCACGCCCGAAGGGGGGACGCGCTTAACCAAAATGGATCGTAGGCTTTTCTGCTGACGTCCGGCTCTCAAGCGACCCCTTAGGCCGAAACGACGAGCGATCATCTTCTTGATTCATAGTTTCGTGATCCTCGCGCGCCGATCCGGCTTCTGCAGAAGGCCGGATCGGCGCTTTTCGCGAAGCCGGTAACCGTCGCCATTGGATTATGATTACCGCCGATGATGGGTAGTGGTTCAAGCCGGAGACGCGTACCCATCCATCCGGCGAACGTCACCGGAGCGATACAGAGACGCCCCCCCATTGAGAATGCTGTGTTGAAAAACCTACAGCGTTTTTCCGCCCTTCAGTTAAAGGAGCGCATAATACTCGCTTCACATGCAGGCATGCTATGCGGAGGTGACCCCTTTCACGATTTGGCGTCGTTTGTTGCAGCTTCGGAGGTTCCGTGGATAGAGGCGGATGACCCCGCCGCATCCGTCTCTGTTCGAGCTTGCGCTCGCACCATTACGTGATCAAAGCGCGCTGCCTGCGCTCGACCGGTCAGCTCCGCTCTTATACCGCCGGCCGTCGACACGCTCGACAACGTTCACCAGCCCCATGTGGGCGCTGGGGTCGTATTCTGTTGGTGCGATCTCGAAACCTCGGGCTTCAAGGTGTGCGCGCGCCTCTGGCCAAAAGTCCCCGTGCATCCGGAGCTTGCCGTCCTTTGGAAAGACGCGCGGTTTTCCCATCAAATCTGCCATGTCTTCGGAATATCCAAGACCAAATTTCAGAAACAACAAATAGGTGAGTGAACCAAGGATGCGTTCGCTTCCGGCGGAACCGATAGCCATAATTGGGGAGCCGGCCTCCTCTACGATAAGCGGAGACATCTCAGTGACGTCGTGGGTTTGGCGTTCGAAAAGCACGTTTGATTTCATAGCGTAGCTGTAGCCGAGCCCTGCACCCCACCAAGATATCCGCGAACCAAACCAGGGACCGATCGAGGTTGTAAACGACAGGAAATCGTCGCCGGAAGCGATGGCAAAGTGATTAGTGTTAGCGTCATCAGTCCAACTGTCCGGCCCTGGGAAATAGGTCGATCCTAAACCATTCCAAAGCTCTTGGACGGACGCATCCATCATTTGAATTACGCGGTCTACAATTGCGATGGCTTCCGAAGGGACGTCGACTTCGACGGAAGGACACTCGACTTTGGGTTCAAGAGTGCCAACCGCGAAAGGTATCCGATCAAGGAGGAGGATAGTCGACAGTACATAGGCTTCCATGGCACGCGAAAGATCGCTCAACACACCGCTTCTACGGAGTCCGACAGCCACTGCCGCGCCGAGTGCGGTCCATGTTCCCCAGGTCTCAAGCGTCCCAGTCGTAAGAAGTCGTCTGGGGCGTCCGTCAAGGTCCAGTTCAAGTGTGCGCGGAACGGAGTGACGGACCGGATTGTCGAGAGTTTCATCGACGCGCCAAGGTCCAGAGTTCCGGGCTCGCAGCTTCTGCCAGAAATTATTTTCACTGTCAGATTCGGCGAGGATCTGGAGAAAGCTTGCGAGCTCAGGATTTCGGATATCTTTACGAGGCGCACTGGTCTCGTCTAAGTAAATAGCCTTAAGAGGCTCACTCAGAGCAGGACCTTCGCTTTCAAGTGCAACCTTCAAGATCGTGCTTGGTTTAAAGCCATGCTGGGCGAGTGTTATGGCCGGCTGAAGGAGATCAGAAAATGGCAGGCGCAACCGACCGCTACATTTCAGGAAGTACCAAGCGGCTATATTAGCCGGGACGGGAATAGTGGATCCTGGTGCTGCCCGGATCGCAGTCGGAGCATGCAGGCATCCGATTTCGCCCCCTAAGGAAAAGACACCTTGCATGCGTCCGAAAGGGCTACAGTTTGCCGGATCTGCGACCCAAGCGCAAGCGAGGGCGGCGAGATACATGTCGAAGACACTGCCGCCCTGTAGTCTTATAGCATTTGCTGCGGCCGTGGCCGCGGGCACGGGAGTGGCGATCCCGAATCCTATGCTGCTGTGGACATGCAACGGCGCTTCAGAACTCATGAATCCTCCTTGTTAAATACTTGTCTGGATCCCGACCCCTAGGCCGAAAATACCGCGTTAATTTCACAAATCTGGGCCGCGACGCTACAAGGTGCGGCGCAATGGCTCCATCGCCCGATAGCTATGGCCATCGAGACCCCACATCGCCGGAGGCATAGGGGAGTCTTGATGGCGCACGTTGCAGAATTTCTGCTTTGCGAATTTATTCGGCGGCGTCCGCTACGCCAAGCCTTGTAGCCGCGCGGGCGCGGACCGCGTCGCCGAAAGCCCGAAAGATGCGTGCGGATGTCTCATCGGTTTTTATCCAGTATTCGGGATGCCATTGCACCCCAAGGGCAAAAGCGCGTGCGCTCCGGACCGATACCGCTTCGATAGTTCCGTCCTCGGCCCGTGCCACGACCTCAAGCTCCTCCGCTAACCGGCCAATTGCCTGGCGATGGAGAGAATTCACAATGATATTGTCTCCACCGACGATGGCGGAGAGGCAACTATCTGACGTAATGGCCAAGGTCTGGTGGATGGCATACCGCTCATCGCGGTTATCGCTCGGCACCTCCCGATGATCAAGGTTTCCGGGCTTATCCTGGATTTCGGTCGCAAGCGTCCCGCCAAGCGCGACATTCAATTCCTGAAGCCCGCGGCAGATCGCAAGCACGGGGAGCCCTTCGGCAATTGCCTTGCGGATTAACGGCAATGTGGTCGAATCCCTCGCAGGATCGTAGGGACCATTTGCCTGACTCCCGTCACCGCCATAGAGCGATGGATGCACATTTGACCCGGACCCCGTTACAATCAGTCCGTCAACAGCGGCAAAGAGCTGATCGAAGTCAAGTCTGTCTCCAAATGAAGGAACGATCAAAGGAAAGACCCCTGCACCTGCAACCGCCGCCTCGATGTACTGCAAAGGCGTCGCCTGCCAGAGATATTTGTATAGCCCAACGACATCCGCCGAAATGGCAACAAGCGGCTGACGAGGCAGTGGGCGGCCAATCGTGGAACTTGTGGCGTCTACATCGTCACGTACATCTTTGCCCTGCATCATCTTAGCCTTCATAATGGGTTTGCTCCATTTAGATCATTTATTTAACTGATGCAACATTTGTTTTATTAGTTGAAACGAGGGCATGACCGCACCTCTCACTGCGGTCTCTTTCGGATTTTCCCAAGCAGCGACAACGAACAAAGGCCCACCGCAGCGGGTTGAAGTGAGTTCCTACAAAGTGTCGAAGGTAATTGAAGTGCCTCTGTCTGCTACGCGGCGAGGCTTGAGCATGAAGGCGGCATCAACAGTAGGATGGCGGTTTTTTGCGGATTCCGAAGATTGACCGGACGGGGTTCCGATCAAAGGCCGGACGCCGTTCCGATATGAAGCCGGACAGCATTCCGATCAAATGCCGGACGTTTTGAAGCGTTAAGAGTGCCCTTGGGTCAGCAACTTTGGCATGCATTTCCTATTGGTAATCGAGGGAATGTGGATGCCGTCAAAGAGAAAGCTGACCATGCGACAACTGAGACAAATGCTACGACTTTGCGCGGACGGCGTCAGCGTTCGCGACATAGCCGTGCTGCAGGGTATTGCCCGCAGCACGGTTCAGGACAATCTGGATCGCGCCCGATCTGCGGGGCTGACCTGGCCTGTGCCGGCGGAGCTGACGGACGATATACTTGAACATCGGCTTTTCAGCCCAAAGGGCGTCAAACAAGGCATGCGCCGCCGCGTCGAGCCAAACTGGAGCGCTCTTTCAATAGAGCTGAAGAAGCCCGGCGTCACCTTGTCCATTCTATGGGAGGAATATCGGGCTGAGCATCCCGACGGCTACGGTTACAGCCGCTTTTGTGACCTATTCCGCGGATTTGAGCGCCGCCTTACGCCGACGATGCGACAGGAGCACGTCGCTGGCGACAAGGCCTTCGTGGATTATTCCGGCAAGAAGGTGCCGATTGTCGACCGCAAAACCGGCGAAGTGCGCGAGGCGGAACTGTTCCTCGGGGTGCTCGGCGCGTCAAGCTACACCTATGCGGAAGCCACCTGGACCCAGACGTTGCCTGATTGGATCGGCTCGCATGTGCGCATGTTCCGTTTCTTCGATGGCGTTCCCCGGTTGCTTGTCCCCGACAATCTGAAGTCCGGCGTGAACCGCGCCAGCTTCTATGATCCGGAGATCAACCGCAGTTATGGCATGATGGCGTCCCATTACGGTGTTGGTGTTCTGCCGGCACGGCCACGCCGCCCGAAGGACAAGGCCAAAGTCGAGAACGGCGTCCGTTTCGCCCAGAGCTGTATTCTCGGCCGCTTGCGCAAGCAAACCTTCTTCTCCCTCACAGAGGCCAATGAAGCGATCGCCGGAGCGGTCAGGCGGATCAATGACCATGTCATGCGCCGCCTCGGACAGAGCCGCCGCGACCTGTTCGACATGATGGAGCGTCCTGCGCTCGCAGCCCTTCCTGGCGAGGATTACGAGTTCGCCGAATGGCGGCTGGCGCGGGTCTCGACGGACTACCATGTCGAATTCGAGCGCTATTTCTATTCCGTGCCACACAACCTGATCCGCCAGCAGGTGGACGTCAGAGCCACAAGTCGCGCGATCGAGATCTTCCTCCAAGGCAAACGCGTCGCTGTTCACCAGCGCCGCTATGGCGGTCCGCGCTACGGGACGAACCCGGATCATATGCCCAGTTCACACCGCCGCTATGCCGAGTGGACCCCGGAGCGGTTCCGGCGTTGGGCTGCCTCGATCGGACCCAACACGGAAGGCCTCATCATCGCCATCCTTGCCAGCCGGCCTCACCCCGAACAGGGCTTCAGAACCTGCCTCGGGGTTCTCAAGCTCTACCGAGCAATCGGTACAATGCAGGCCGAGGCCGTTTCCGCTCGTGCCGTCGAGATCGGCGGCCTGACCTGCAAAAGCATCGGCGCGCTCATTTCCAGTCACAAAGCACCCAGACATTCCGCCGAACCTGCCGCCGTCGGCGAACATGCCAATTTGCGCGGCCCCGGCTACTTTCATTAAGGAGACGACATAAAATGCTGACCAATCCGACCATCGACATGCTGCGCAACCTCGGACTTTCCGGCATGGCCAACGCCTATCAGGAACTCGAACTGCAACCGGACGCAAGAAGCCTCGAACATGGTGAGTGGCTGGCCTTGCTGCTCGAGTACGAAGCAACCACGCGCCAACAGAAGCGTTTCGAAGCCAGGGCACGCGCCGCAAAACTACGGGCCTTTATCAACCAAAGGCAGCTACAGTTGATTTGATAATGAGCCCGCCGTCCGGGCTTCTGCGCATCTGACGTCCCGTGGCCGCGCGAAAAACGTTCAGAAGTTGCAGCGCGGGTGGCACCCGTGACCAGAGAGTTCGCATGGTTTCCCGGCCGTGCCGAGTTTTCCGGACCACACTTCCGGTTACAACACGCTGGGACCAGCGAAAGCCGATCTCATGGAAATACAGATCCGCATGTTGTGGACTGATGTGATGAAAAACACCGGCGATGGTCCGCCTGACGCGGGAGTTGAACCCCTCGGTCGAATTGACGTGGACATTCCCACGGGCATATTCACCGCTGGAATGATTCACGGTTTCATGTCCGGCAAAACTTTCACCGATGGCCATGAATGCCTTTGCCTCGTCGCTCATCAAATGCGCGTCCGGTTCAATCTGCGTTTCAATAGCACGCTCGGCCGCACGCAAGGAAAGACCTGTCACAACCGCGGCCCGCGCATCGCCGGCCAGAGTGCCGGGGACTATATCAGAGGGTCGTTGTACCATCGCTATAATCGGGGTTTTCTCCGTGTTTGCCTGACCTTTCCGTCCCCGTCCCGGAGGAGGTTCGTCCCGCTGCTTCCTCGCTCGGCCGCCGAGATAGAAATGGTCGATCTCTACTGTGCCATCGAGCATATTCTCCCGCGCCACCATGAGACGCAACGCATGTCCCATACGCCAGGCCGTCGGCTGGCTTACCCCGACGATTTCGGCCAGCCGTACCGAGGACAGACCCTTGTCCGACTGGAGCATCAGCCACATGGCCTTCAGCCAGACACGCAAGGGCAGTTTTGTTGCGTGCAATGGCGTGTGTGTCGTCACGGTGAACTGGAAGCGGCATTCGCCATTGGAACATTGATAGAGACCTGGACGAGCCCGCCGTTTACTCGTGTTCCGCCCGGCAATGGCTATCGAGTGTCGATAGCCACAGGAAGGGCAAATTCTGCCTTCCGGCCACACCATGCTTTCCAGCAATCTGCGGCAATGTTTCTCATCATGGAAGGTTGCAACCATTTCATCAACCGTCCGGATGCCGGATAGCACGTCGAGTATCGGTTCAGCCATTTTCATCTCCTGAAGGATCAACCTAAGAATCGCATAAGAATCAAATGGTTACAAGGATAATGCTGCCTTTGGTTGATAAAGGCCAAACTACGCCATGACGCACAGATCGAGAACATCGACTTCCGCGCCGCGCGCGGTCTCGACCGCAATCTCTTCTTGAAGCTCGCTACCTGTGAATGGATCAGGCAGCGTAACAGTCTGCTCTTGATCGGCCCCGCCGGTGTCGGCAAAAGCTGGCTCGCCTGCGCGCTCGGCCATAAGGCATGCCGCGAAGATCTCTCCGTCGCCTACCACAGAATGCCAAGGCTGTTCGCTTCGCTTGCCATCGCGCGTGGTGACGGTCGCTATGCA
It contains:
- a CDS encoding IS1595 family transposase, whose translation is MAEPILDVLSGIRTVDEMVATFHDEKHCRRLLESMVWPEGRICPSCGYRHSIAIAGRNTSKRRARPGLYQCSNGECRFQFTVTTHTPLHATKLPLRVWLKAMWLMLQSDKGLSSVRLAEIVGVSQPTAWRMGHALRLMVARENMLDGTVEIDHFYLGGRARKQRDEPPPGRGRKGQANTEKTPIIAMVQRPSDIVPGTLAGDARAAVVTGLSLRAAERAIETQIEPDAHLMSDEAKAFMAIGESFAGHETVNHSSGEYARGNVHVNSTEGFNSRVRRTIAGVFHHISPQHADLYFHEIGFRWSQRVVTGSVVRKTRHGRETMRTLWSRVPPALQLLNVFRAATGRQMRRSPDGGLIIKSTVAAFG
- a CDS encoding gamma-glutamyl-gamma-aminobutyrate hydrolase family protein; this translates as MQGKDVRDDVDATSSTIGRPLPRQPLVAISADVVGLYKYLWQATPLQYIEAAVAGAGVFPLIVPSFGDRLDFDQLFAAVDGLIVTGSGSNVHPSLYGGDGSQANGPYDPARDSTTLPLIRKAIAEGLPVLAICRGLQELNVALGGTLATEIQDKPGNLDHREVPSDNRDERYAIHQTLAITSDSCLSAIVGGDNIIVNSLHRQAIGRLAEELEVVARAEDGTIEAVSVRSARAFALGVQWHPEYWIKTDETSARIFRAFGDAVRARAATRLGVADAAE
- a CDS encoding CapA family protein, yielding MEERNIVDQSAANSVSRQEASKYDSIGSVSTNVADGFTLVAVGDLIVSRAITKNNHPGFGEVAELLQGVDVTFGNLETNIFDSRYFTGSPQAEYGGAYHVSLPVVGPALKAMGFNIVSYANNHTFDWGVEGMRETCRALDQNEIIHAGVGENLSQAGAARFVESPRGRVALVSFATTFTPMSRACDPAGEAPGRPGLNALRLARSVVVAPHMLVSLREIRDSLPNYVGDHAEDDLVELAGVTYKAGGQAGYSYEPHSGDVAHILRNLRRGKQFSDFCIATNHGHEPGNWSQEPADYERAFAHSLIDAGADAYIVHGPHQLRGIEIYKGRPIFYSLGNFMMDDLRTPVGADMFDAYGKDERADTDAEVTVAEMASGYTTAPGFKDPVFYESIVTSSRFEGNRLVELQLHPIELGHSKRFANRGIPCLAPPAKAKSILERLQKLSAPFGTEISIEDDVGIIRC
- the istA gene encoding IS21 family transposase; amino-acid sequence: MPSKRKLTMRQLRQMLRLCADGVSVRDIAVLQGIARSTVQDNLDRARSAGLTWPVPAELTDDILEHRLFSPKGVKQGMRRRVEPNWSALSIELKKPGVTLSILWEEYRAEHPDGYGYSRFCDLFRGFERRLTPTMRQEHVAGDKAFVDYSGKKVPIVDRKTGEVREAELFLGVLGASSYTYAEATWTQTLPDWIGSHVRMFRFFDGVPRLLVPDNLKSGVNRASFYDPEINRSYGMMASHYGVGVLPARPRRPKDKAKVENGVRFAQSCILGRLRKQTFFSLTEANEAIAGAVRRINDHVMRRLGQSRRDLFDMMERPALAALPGEDYEFAEWRLARVSTDYHVEFERYFYSVPHNLIRQQVDVRATSRAIEIFLQGKRVAVHQRRYGGPRYGTNPDHMPSSHRRYAEWTPERFRRWAASIGPNTEGLIIAILASRPHPEQGFRTCLGVLKLYRAIGTMQAEAVSARAVEIGGLTCKSIGALISSHKAPRHSAEPAAVGEHANLRGPGYFH
- a CDS encoding M24 family metallopeptidase, coding for MAERGVDLLIVDQREHRAYFSGFSSTAAMYQALLIPLDQEPIAVIRGLDSPSFSEASRFSDFVAFSDNENPIKVAAETIKSRGFGASSIGVERDSHILTVNRALEFESLLPDAKFVDFSRVMWEMRLVKSPLELACLTVAAEICDRAAAAAFEVAQVGVNEREVFAAMTSEAWRSGADNAQVGVMSSGPRSGTLHSSLGDRTLAEGDIVHLEPVPHFRGYTSRLMRPKSIGAPTDEQIRTAETMIRIQDEQFRTMRPGVNAKDVDHVVREGMLEAGLRDSYANITGYTLGLKSPPRTSDFTRVFLADSDWKLEQNQVFHMYTSARGMAFSETIVVTPEGGTRLTKMDRRLFC
- a CDS encoding gamma-glutamyltransferase family protein; its protein translation is MSSEAPLHVHSSIGFGIATPVPAATAAANAIRLQGGSVFDMYLAALACAWVADPANCSPFGRMQGVFSLGGEIGCLHAPTAIRAAPGSTIPVPANIAAWYFLKCSGRLRLPFSDLLQPAITLAQHGFKPSTILKVALESEGPALSEPLKAIYLDETSAPRKDIRNPELASFLQILAESDSENNFWQKLRARNSGPWRVDETLDNPVRHSVPRTLELDLDGRPRRLLTTGTLETWGTWTALGAAVAVGLRRSGVLSDLSRAMEAYVLSTILLLDRIPFAVGTLEPKVECPSVEVDVPSEAIAIVDRVIQMMDASVQELWNGLGSTYFPGPDSWTDDANTNHFAIASGDDFLSFTTSIGPWFGSRISWWGAGLGYSYAMKSNVLFERQTHDVTEMSPLIVEEAGSPIMAIGSAGSERILGSLTYLLFLKFGLGYSEDMADLMGKPRVFPKDGKLRMHGDFWPEARAHLEARGFEIAPTEYDPSAHMGLVNVVERVDGRRYKSGADRSSAGSAL